From the genome of Pelosinus fermentans DSM 17108:
GCATCTTTATAAGATGTAAGCAAATTCTTCTCTTTCAGGAAACGCTGCGTCAAAACCAGAAAGAGGCCGTCTGGAGAAAAGCATTCCCTCCAGACGGCCTCTTTTATTATCTATACGGCCATGCCCTAGACTTATGAGAGCAGTTAGATAATCCCTAAAAGCTTCCACCATCCGTATCCTATCGTCATTGTAACGACGAAACAGACAATCGCTATTACAGCACCTACAATCCACCAAGTCTTAACGGTGTTATAGCCTGCACCAAAGATGATGGGGGCCGCTCCCCCTCCATAATGCGTCAGGGATCCGCCATATGAATTCGTCCCTGCCAATACCAAGGCCAATGACATCGGTTCGATACCCGCAACCTTACCAACAGTAAGCAGAACCGGCAACATAGCAACCGCATACGAACTAGCCGATGCAAAGAAATATCGGATAACTATGCTGAAAAAACCGATAATAACCAAAGCAAGAAAAGGATTATTGCCAAAATTGATATTATCCTTAATAACATCTGCAAGCCATGGGAAAAACTTGGCTTTGTCAAGCGCACTAGCAAGTCCTATGATGCCGCCAAACCAAATCAGCGTGTTCCATGCTCCCTTATTGTCCAAAAATTCATCCCAGCCAATAACACCAAGCAAGAAACATAAGCTCATGCTGACAATGGCGACAGCCGTTTCATTGATGACAAGTTTGATGCCGAAAAGGCCAAAAACAGAGGGAAGCGCCCATCCTAAAAGAGCGAAGATAAATATCCCCACCAAAATTTTTTCTTTTTTTTGCATCGGGCCTAAATCCCTAAGGCCTTCTTCAACAAGCTTTTTATTATCAATTTTAGTGAGTTCCGGCTTATCCATATAATAGCCAATCAGGGGAACTAAAACCAGTAGTACCAGTCCAGGTACCAGCATAGCCACAGCCCACAAGCCCCAATCAAGCTGCACCCCTAAAATTTTCTTACTAAATTCGATCATAAGAAGATTGGGCGCCATGGCCGTAGCAAACATAAAACTGGTAACCTTCATAACAAAATAGATATTTAACATCAAATAAGAACCAGCTTTTTTTGCTGTTGCTCCCGGTTCAGAACCTATGGTTTTTACCACTGAAAGGATGATCGGAAATACAATCCCTCCGCTACGTGCTGTATTCGAAGGTGTGATAGGCGATATCACAAGATCCAAAAGGGCAGTAACATAGCCGAGCCGCAGCGTCGTATTCCCGAAGGAGCGGGTCATGCTGTAAGCAATACGTCTTCCAAGACCTGTTTTTATAAAGGCAACACCAAAACCAAAAGCTGAAAACACCAGCCATACAGTTGTCGAAGCATATCCAGCGAGAATAATGCTCACATTGTTCAAAAATAGACCTGCAGCCCCAACGGTTGATAGAAGAACCAAAGCTTCTGAGAACGGCTTTAAAATCAGCCCCACAATTGCTGATAAATAAAATCCAAAAAGACGCCATGCACTCACTGTCAAACCTTCCGGTGGTGTAATAAACCATATAGCAAGAGGTATAATTACCATGGGAATAACTCGCCAAGCTCCATTTTTCATTTTATTCCTCCCCACTCAATCTGTCCGTTAAAATTCACAGAATGCCTTCCGCGGACCCACACAACATTCTGTTCGCAAAGAAACAACCCTCCAGCCACTAGCCCGTTGCATACCAATTTTTACAAACGTAGCCAACACAGAACTTTCTCCACCCAATCCAAGTGCGCCAATATGTTCTGCCGATACCTTTTCTGTGATACTTTTCTCAATTTCACTTTGTTCATCAAAATTAGCATCTTTTAAAGCTTCAACTGCCAATGCGGAAGCCTCGAAATTGGTTCTGCCTACACCAAAAGCCAGTATGGCCGGTTGACATCCAAGTAACGCCACCGCTTCTTTTGCCCATGCGACCATTTCATCTAACACAACATCAAAATTATGCTTGTGAAAAACACGCAGTGTTTTTCCTCGCAATTCCGGACCACCGCCTAACATGAGAACATGCACTTTAATTTTATCTCCTGTCACACGAATGATTCGTACTGGTGCCATAGCTAAATAACCAGGATCCTCTGACAACCCCTTTTCTTGAGAAATACGCTCCTTCTCATTACCCAAAACCCCCATCGCACGGGCAGGCAGTCGACGAAGCCCCTCTGCAACGCCCTGCTCGACAGCATTGAGAAAATAACCTGGCAATATCGCATTTTCACCTAACTCAATAATAACATGTGGCGTTCCTGTATCATCACACAGCGGAGCTGAACGTTCCTCTGCAATCTGTGAATTCTCAATTAATTTTTCAAGAACCCATTTTGCATTTTCATTCGTTTCTCTTGCGATAGCTCTCTCATAAGCACGAATTTGATCTGAGGCAAACGTAGAACTTGCTTTTACCAAAGTATCCGCCACACGATCTATAATCACATCAACCTGTAAATTTTCCATTTCATCCTCCTCACTTTCTGTCAAAAATTGATTCTCCATGTGCAATTGCAACAATCGCAGGGAAATCCTCTATTATCAGTTCATATAGAGCCTCAATACCTTCTTCAGGAAAAGCAGCAACTTTTTTATGTCTCATTTTAGCGGTCAAAAGAGCTGAAACAGGTGGTGTGACGGCGAAGATTGCACCTTCCTCCTTTAGGGCACGAACGGTTTCATCGGTAAGCTTTCCTTTACCCAAATGAATTTTTATCCCGGCCTTTGATAAAAGAGGAATGGACTCCTCAATTTCCAGTTTATTGCTCGATGTCGGACCTATCCCGGCATCACTAACCGCAGTATGAAAAATCACACCGCCCTCTAAATAAATACCATTTTTTTCTAATTCTTGTTTTTTATAAAGCTTCATTAATTTTGGCAAAGCTGCATCTCTGCCAGCATATATTTTTCCAGTGATTGTAATCTGATCGTTTATTTTTAATTTATTAATAACTTCTTGTGTTAAAGGCGTTCTTAATTCCATAAAGGTTATCCTCCATTATTTTTTATTCAACATGTCCAATACCCAGCCTGGAGCCAAATTAGGAAGAGGGGTTCCCTCGACCTTGCATTTCTCATATGCTGCAATATCTTCACGGCGCTTCACCTCATAGGAATCTTTCGCCTCCGCAGCCGCCAATACTTCTTCAATCATATCTCTTGGGATAACCGTAACGCCATCATAATCTCCAACGACTAAATCACCTGGGATTACTCGAATACCTGCACATTCAACTTCCGTATTAATGCGGCCCGGACCAATTTTCGCTGGAGAACGCTGCATAAACCCTCTTGAATATACTGGAATCGGCAAATCTCTAAGCCCATGCTTATCACGTACACAACCGTCGACAACGAGTCCATTTAACCCAATGGCTGCTGCTGCACCAGCCATTAAATCACCAAGATAAGCTCTTTCCATATAGGCTTTACCTGCAATAACCAGCACATATCCAGGTTTTCCTTGATAAATTGCCACATGAATCGGAAAGTTATCTCCCTCCATAGTATCCACAGTACATGCTGTGCCAATCATCAGCTTATCCGGATCTACCGGCATCAAAGCAGCATCCATACAGCCACTTCTCGGAATCCCTAATTTTTCCATGCCATCGCACAACTGCGCTGGACTTAATTTTTTCACACGCTCAATCAATTCATCGGAAATCAATTCTGGTAATTCATTATAAATTGCATTTTGCATTGTAAATCCCCCTACAATTTTATTTTTTATAATTTTATTCTCATTTTAAATTCATATATTTTTTCATTGCATCCTGATAACCGAGCTTGCTGCCGCCCTCGCCCAGTAAGTTCATCCAATCTTGCCCTGCCATTTGATCTAATTTTGCAACAGTTGCTTTAGACATAGATGCATCTACATTCAGTGTTTCTAATGTGTTTACAACATCTTTCATTTCAGCACTGCGGCGTGCAGCGTGAATCAGCGTTCTTGCAATAAAGGTATCTGCTAACTTCTGTATACTTTTTCCTTCCAACGAGCCGCGCAGAGATTCCACTAAAATGTCCAAAACCCCATATTTTTGTGCCCCTTCAAAGGACTCAAACATCAATTGCGGTAACCCTTTCATAACAACGCTCTTAAACATTTTAATAGCAGAAGCGCCCCCTGCCGGAGCCTCCAGCACTGTTAAATTCATACCGAAAGATGCAAATTTTTCAGCAAAGGCAGTCGCACCATCTCCAGAAAGAAACATAGGAACCTTATGTCGATTACCTGGAACCGTTCCCATAACCCCCGCATCACAGAAGAGTACGCCTTCAGCTCTCGGTAATCTTTCTATCTGTTCTTCAACAGTCGGTGCAGCAGAATTCATGTCGATATAAACCTGCCCTTTTTTCAAATATTGAAAAGCATCCTTAGCGACCGCAACAGCGTCTTTCGCACTTGTCAAAGAAAAAATGAACTCACCATTTTGACAGGCTTCACTCAAATCATCGAACAAAACAACACCTAGTTCCTTTGCTCTTTCAAGAATAAGCTTCCCTCGAATCGGATCCTTTGCACATACATCAAAAGCTCCCATCTCTCCAAAGCCTTCTGACTTTAATCCAACTGCAATATTATAAGCAGCTTCGCCAAAACCAATAAAAACTAATTTCATAACATCGACCTCCAAATTTTGTAAAATACAACTTTCCTTTATATTTGAAATTTTTACCAAATAGACATTTATGCAACCCAAAAATTCTGATTAATACGTCCTGCATTAAATGCCTAAATAAAATTCAGAATAAATCAATAAATTCTAAATTTTAAATATTTTTTTATCATCTTATCATTAATTTTACATATAGAAAAATACGCATTTCTTATCGTCTCCATAAGAAATGCGTATTTCAAAAAATCAGACTATATAATTTTTAACAAAATCATAAAATACTTTTGGAACCGGTCTTTGCAAAATATTATCCTTGCAAATCATCCATGTATGACGGGAAAATGGCTGTCCAGCTGCATCTATCAACGGATGCACATATAAATGATGCTTGTCCGGCAACACCAGATTAGGTAAAATCCCATATCCCAATCCGGCAAAAATCATCTCACGGCAACTTTCTAAATCACTTACCTGGACACTGGTAACTCCCGGCTGTTTAAAATGGCTGTTCCACCATTCTTCCAAAAAGTTATGATAGTAATTGTCCGTTCGGTAATCAATTCGCTTCAATCTCGGAAGATCCTGCAGTTCAAATTTTTCACGATACACAATAGAAATTCCGCTTGACTCTATCCGAACCATATTCTCCGGTTTAAGTTCAAGACTGTTGCGTATAAATCCAAAATGATAAAAATGCGATTTTAAGTAATTTGCAACTTCCCCACTATGTATAGTTGAAATATCGAAAGTAACCATGGGATGCAATTTTTGAAATTCCAAAATCATCTTTGGCAATTGATATTTTACAACCACATAAGGTGCAACAATGCGCAAATTGCCAACCATTGCATAAGTCATAGAATGAATATCCTCTTTAAACATCCTAAAATCATTGAACCGCTCTTGTGCATACTGTGCCACATAATTCCCTATAGAAGTAAACTCAATTCCCTTATTGTTCCTCTCAATCAAAGTAACTCCCAGTTCTTCTTCTATCGCTTTGATTTTCGTTGTCAGTCGCGGCTGTGAAACATATAATTCTTTTGCTGTTTTCGTAATATTTTTATACAGAAACAACTTATAAATAATCTCCCAATCCTGTGTATCCATAAATACCTCCCTAGTATTAATATTAGACAACCCAATATAAACTGTTCACGTATCCTTCAAATTTTTTAGATAATTATTCTCGTGGGAGTCGGAGTGCTACGGTACCCTCCCTGAGACCTATTCTCGATATTAAGAGTGTAGCCCCGGCTTTGCGAGAGTTTACGCATGAGCTGGATGTTTAAAAAATAGCCTTTAATATACAGATGCCTTCCAACTTTTCAGAAATCTCTTGATAGATTTCTTTTATAGCATTATTCAACTTTTGTACATTGTCTTGCTTATTCCATACATCAGCAGACCCATTAATTGTTAGCTGCCAGCTACTTAGCGGCATATCTTCGAGCGGCTTAACGATCTCTTTGTATTCCAACACATATATAACCTCAATATAAGAATTCTCTTGCTGTATATCCTTTATTTAGAATTATAACAAACCCGCATGACATTGTGTAAAAAAGCAAGACGTTTAGCACACACTTACTGCCCCAATCGCCCTGCTTTTTTACAGTACCATACATTTTAAATCATCACCGAAAAAAGAGTTGTTCACCACATCATGGCAAACAACTCTTTTTCAGTTCGAATTCACTTTCCGGATTTAGCTGGTGAAGGCGATCCGCACCAGCTAAATCCCACATCCTATTCCACAATCTGGAATTCTGCTAATTCAGTTCCTCTTAGTTTTGTGGCTCTGGAAGCACATCCGCTGCCGATTCTCTTCGAACATGCACAATTGCCAGTACTTCAACCTGACCCAAGGCAACTCGGTAAATCAGGCGATAAGAGTAAATGATCAACTCCCTAACGCTAGGGTCATCAAGTTCAGGGATGATTCGCCCCATTTCAGGAAAACTTTGCAATGCTTCAGAACGGGTTACAAAATCCATAGCAACCTTTTTAGCATAGCGTTCTGAATCTCTCGCAATAAAATCATGAATCTGCTTCAAATCCCGTTTTGCTGGCTCGGACCATTTTACCATGAGCCAATCTCTGCCTTTAAATCAGCAACGGAAATACTTTCACCACGTTTGATTGCATCTAGTCCTTTTTTCACTCTATCAATGACATATAGTCTATACATGATTTCTTCAAGGTTAGCTGTTTCGGGCAGCTTAGAAATGGCATCAATCGCTTCTTGTTTTAGGGTTTGCATTAAGCTACCTCCTCACATGTAGCAAATTTGATAAATTGATAATACTATCGTTGTAATGATTATATCATATCCAATTTTCTAAGTAAAACAAGTTGATCTCTCCCAATAGGACAAGTATCGTTTTTGAAATAGTTCCATGCTCAACTACATCATCATTGTCCCCAAGCAGACGGTAGTAGATTATCTCACCTTGCACTGCGTATTGCAGCAAATAGTCTGTTCCATCTTTCATTTCAGCATCAATCCATTCATCATCAGGAACGCTGTCCACATCACTGAAATACAATCGTCCACAGTTTCAGAAAATGATTCTAGACAGTACTTTGGGCACTTTCCAATACATCATTATGCATAGGCTTGATCAATCATATTGGAAAGTGTGCTGGAAGGCATGACGGAATATTACTCCAAAAATCTGACGCGGGAAGTGATGAAAGGAATGCAGGAAACGGCACTGCAAACATACAGGTGGCATCCCGCCTCTTGGCTATGATATCGGGTCAGATAGACAATATGTGATTAACCAAACCGAGGCTGAAGCGATAAAATTTATATTTAACCAGTATTCTGCCGGATATGGATATAAACCTATAATCGCTGCCCTAAAGGAAAAAGGCCATAGAATTTACTGATTATGAAGGAAAACTCATTCGCGTGGTTACCAATTTATATCATGTTTCTGTAGAAATGGTAGCCAATATATACAAATCTCGCTGGGGTATGGAATTATTTTTTCATTGGACAATCAGTATCTTCATATCGCTGGGAACAGAAATAGTTTTTCCAAAACAGGTCCGGATGCAACTTTTATGCGAATGAAAGAAGATGCCGTGAAAAGTGGGCAATTAAAACCAGCATACAATCTTCAGTTGGGCATAGATTCTGAATATGCTGTGTGGACAACCGTTGGACCACAGCCAACGGATATGACTACGCTATTCCATTCTTAGATGTTTTGAAGCAAAAACGAGAAGAATCCTTAAAGCGAATACAAACGGAAGACGGGAAACTACTTCGAATGAATCGTAGCATCCAAGCGGAAGGTGCTTTTGGAGAAGTAAAAGAAGATATTAATGCGGCAGCCCCTTCATTTTTAAAATAGCGGGACTAATGCTATAATGATTTTAAAGCAAATGAATACTCTTTAAAATGACTTTTAAAAAGGTTATCGTAATAAAAAATAGTTATGAGGTGAATAAAATGAATCCTTCGAAAGCAAAAATTACTTACTTATTCCATAGTGGCTATGCTGTAGAAACGGCAAATCATTTTATTATTTTCGATTATTATCAGCCTTTTTCCGGTAATAATCGTAGTATCGCGGATGGAGTGATTACCAGCGAATTTCTAAAAAACAAAAAAAACGTAATGGTGTTTTCTTCTCATGCCCATGCCGATCACTTTGATCCAACGATACTAAAATGGGGAAAAGACAACCCCAATATTCATTACATACTCAGCAGCGATATACAGACTACGAGTGATAGCCAGCATCTCCGTATTGTTTCTGCATATGAAGAGCTGACAGTCGACAACATCATCATTGAAACCTTTGGCTCCACAGATCAGGGTATTTCCTTTCTCATTCAGGCAGATGGTATATCTATTTTCCACGCAGGAGATTTGAACTGGTGGCATTGGTCGGGAGAGGCAAAAAAAGAGCGAGACTATGCTGAAAAAATCTTCAAGGAGGAAATGAAACGAATCGAAGGAAAGAAAGTGGATATTGCTTTCTTTCCTGTAGACCGTCGTCTAGAAGAAGCATATTCCATGGGAGCAGAATATTTTGCTGAAAAAGTCAAGCCTGAACTATTGCTGCCCATGCATTTTGGCAACGACTATGGTGCCAGTAAAGAATTTACCAAAAGAGCTAAACTACTAGGAATCACTACAACCCAAATTAGTCATAAAGGGCAAGAAATCATTTTTTCATAAGATAACGAAGACTAAGATTCAGATGGGTTTTAACTCCACCTGAATCTTAGTCGCACTCATCCAGGGACTAAACCGCTCTAAAATTACCATTTATTGTAAACAGGAGTTTTAGAGCGGTTTAGTCATCGGATAAATAGTTCTCTTATTACGTGGCACACTATTCATAATGAAGACTCATTTTTTTCAGGTAACCACGTAATTATCGAGGAGGTATATGATTTATTATGAAAAAAAGTAAGCCTGCCTATGCTCCCAATAAAAGAGGCTTTTTCGAGCAAAAGCCTCGATTTATGAAATCCTACTCTCAAAAAGATTACACATTATTGCCTGATCCAGTAAGAGATCCCATTGTATCAAACAACATTTCCAATGTAGAATTTGATTATACCTATGACCGCG
Proteins encoded in this window:
- a CDS encoding DASS family sodium-coupled anion symporter, whose protein sequence is MKNGAWRVIPMVIIPLAIWFITPPEGLTVSAWRLFGFYLSAIVGLILKPFSEALVLLSTVGAAGLFLNNVSIILAGYASTTVWLVFSAFGFGVAFIKTGLGRRIAYSMTRSFGNTTLRLGYVTALLDLVISPITPSNTARSGGIVFPIILSVVKTIGSEPGATAKKAGSYLMLNIYFVMKVTSFMFATAMAPNLLMIEFSKKILGVQLDWGLWAVAMLVPGLVLLVLVPLIGYYMDKPELTKIDNKKLVEEGLRDLGPMQKKEKILVGIFIFALLGWALPSVFGLFGIKLVINETAVAIVSMSLCFLLGVIGWDEFLDNKGAWNTLIWFGGIIGLASALDKAKFFPWLADVIKDNINFGNNPFLALVIIGFFSIVIRYFFASASSYAVAMLPVLLTVGKVAGIEPMSLALVLAGTNSYGGSLTHYGGGAAPIIFGAGYNTVKTWWIVGAVIAIVCFVVTMTIGYGWWKLLGII
- a CDS encoding fumarate hydratase, which translates into the protein MENLQVDVIIDRVADTLVKASSTFASDQIRAYERAIARETNENAKWVLEKLIENSQIAEERSAPLCDDTGTPHVIIELGENAILPGYFLNAVEQGVAEGLRRLPARAMGVLGNEKERISQEKGLSEDPGYLAMAPVRIIRVTGDKIKVHVLMLGGGPELRGKTLRVFHKHNFDVVLDEMVAWAKEAVALLGCQPAILAFGVGRTNFEASALAVEALKDANFDEQSEIEKSITEKVSAEHIGALGLGGESSVLATFVKIGMQRASGWRVVSLRTECCVGPRKAFCEF
- a CDS encoding fumarate hydratase C-terminal domain-containing protein; amino-acid sequence: MELRTPLTQEVINKLKINDQITITGKIYAGRDAALPKLMKLYKKQELEKNGIYLEGGVIFHTAVSDAGIGPTSSNKLEIEESIPLLSKAGIKIHLGKGKLTDETVRALKEEGAIFAVTPPVSALLTAKMRHKKVAAFPEEGIEALYELIIEDFPAIVAIAHGESIFDRK
- a CDS encoding RraA family protein — translated: MQNAIYNELPELISDELIERVKKLSPAQLCDGMEKLGIPRSGCMDAALMPVDPDKLMIGTACTVDTMEGDNFPIHVAIYQGKPGYVLVIAGKAYMERAYLGDLMAGAAAAIGLNGLVVDGCVRDKHGLRDLPIPVYSRGFMQRSPAKIGPGRINTEVECAGIRVIPGDLVVGDYDGVTVIPRDMIEEVLAAAEAKDSYEVKRREDIAAYEKCKVEGTPLPNLAPGWVLDMLNKK
- a CDS encoding DUF1932 domain-containing protein, producing the protein MKLVFIGFGEAAYNIAVGLKSEGFGEMGAFDVCAKDPIRGKLILERAKELGVVLFDDLSEACQNGEFIFSLTSAKDAVAVAKDAFQYLKKGQVYIDMNSAAPTVEEQIERLPRAEGVLFCDAGVMGTVPGNRHKVPMFLSGDGATAFAEKFASFGMNLTVLEAPAGGASAIKMFKSVVMKGLPQLMFESFEGAQKYGVLDILVESLRGSLEGKSIQKLADTFIARTLIHAARRSAEMKDVVNTLETLNVDASMSKATVAKLDQMAGQDWMNLLGEGGSKLGYQDAMKKYMNLK
- a CDS encoding LysR family transcriptional regulator yields the protein MDTQDWEIIYKLFLYKNITKTAKELYVSQPRLTTKIKAIEEELGVTLIERNNKGIEFTSIGNYVAQYAQERFNDFRMFKEDIHSMTYAMVGNLRIVAPYVVVKYQLPKMILEFQKLHPMVTFDISTIHSGEVANYLKSHFYHFGFIRNSLELKPENMVRIESSGISIVYREKFELQDLPRLKRIDYRTDNYYHNFLEEWWNSHFKQPGVTSVQVSDLESCREMIFAGLGYGILPNLVLPDKHHLYVHPLIDAAGQPFSRHTWMICKDNILQRPVPKVFYDFVKNYIV
- a CDS encoding type II toxin-antitoxin system RelE/ParE family toxin: MVKWSEPAKRDLKQIHDFIARDSERYAKKVAMDFVTRSEALQSFPEMGRIIPELDDPSVRELIIYSYRLIYRVALGQVEVLAIVHVRRESAADVLPEPQN
- a CDS encoding transposase, which encodes MEFTDYEGKLIRVVTNLYHVSVEMVANIYKSRWGMELFFHWTISIFISLGTEIVFPKQVRMQLLCE
- a CDS encoding transposase gives rise to the protein MDNRWTTANGYDYAIPFLDVLKQKREESLKRIQTEDGKLLRMNRSIQAEGAFGEVKEDINAAAPSFLK
- a CDS encoding MBL fold metallo-hydrolase; this encodes MNPSKAKITYLFHSGYAVETANHFIIFDYYQPFSGNNRSIADGVITSEFLKNKKNVMVFSSHAHADHFDPTILKWGKDNPNIHYILSSDIQTTSDSQHLRIVSAYEELTVDNIIIETFGSTDQGISFLIQADGISIFHAGDLNWWHWSGEAKKERDYAEKIFKEEMKRIEGKKVDIAFFPVDRRLEEAYSMGAEYFAEKVKPELLLPMHFGNDYGASKEFTKRAKLLGITTTQISHKGQEIIFS